The genomic DNA agaaaatccttagatttcgaaaaaatcaaaaatgcaacaggaaatttatcaaaatgaccacattattgatattcatgtcaacaccgaagttttgactactgggctggtgataaacCTAGCattcttttcaatttatttatgaatGGTCTATCTTTAATGACTCATTACTGGTTGCTAAACGTCCATGGCcagttgaaaatatttcatgcatgctCAGGAAGATTAGataacaaattatcaataaGTACAATAGGTATGTCCAGAAGTGAATCCGTCCAGAATGAAGGTCGGTAAAATTCATATCACCACTTGAAAATGGGAGATTTTGGATAGGGACAAAATATTGacttgcaaaaaataaaataacataaatatcgaactctgaggaaattttaaaaggaaaaatacttagcaaatggcaaaatcaaaagatcaaacacgtcaaacgaatggatatcaAATTAGTTATTGACCAAGCAAGTCGGTATATACGATTTAATTTGTACGGCTGGGCATGGGGTGATCCTTATTTACCCGAACGACGTAGGGGTTCGGGTTATAGGGTCGCTCGAGCCATGCAAATTAAATCGAATATACCGATTTGATTGGcaaataactgttttaacacaTGACGTCATCAATTTACGTGGTTGTAGAAATGTGGACGATTTCCGCAATCCATGGATTCTAGGAAGTTTCTTGTAGGTTAAAGACTTTGAAAAATTGTGTACTTTCAAATCGGTgtctgaaaaaaatcacaactgAAAGGCCGATGTTATTGAGTGTGGATTAAttgcttttgaatttctttccCTCAATGATATGCTTAGAGAAAGATAAACCGAGGAAGATGTTATATTAACTACATTTAAATTGTTAGATAAACAGAAAATTCGTTTCTCTTTCCAATCTTTTACTCCCCAACCTCACAAATGTCTACTTGTACTGTATCACTTGTTAAAGACACGTCCATCTAAATGAAGTCTGATTGATCTCCAGCTAATCACCCCCTGTTTTGAAACAAACTTTAAATATGATCCGGCCAATCCTCATTAAATTCGTTCCAGAAATAGTCACTTTATAGGAATAGCTATTTATATGAAGTCGTTATAAGTTCCATTGAGTCTAATTAAGACTAATCCAAACAGATAAAAATTTCTGTAATTCTGATATTCTtagatacatttcttttttgacagaaattaccaaatattgttttagCTATCTTCCTGACTTTAAAACTCtgatttaatatttacattgtactcaaaatatgatgaaatattGTATGTCCCAACTTAGATGAAAAATAGGAATGagaaaacttttctttttttcctattttgaaaCTAAGATGTTTGTACAAAGTTTAACTTTGTAGTAATTTTAAGGCAGATGGCGGATTCTGGGGTGGGGATGAATAAGTCGTTCACTTTTGGAATGGACAAAGTATCGTGTTTAAGAAAAATGTCGTCAATATTGTTTTTAGTCTCGCTACACtgggtgatatttttttttattttatagaataaagcCCCTTTCAAAATCCAGGAACCGCCCCTAaaggtaaaaatagatttgaactgtGCAGTATATGTGAGGTAGTTAATGCATACCTTTGCTGTGCATTATCCAGATTACAGCACGGTTAGAACAAAGAGATTTTACCCATGGCATGTGTTAACTCTCAAATACTGACTTGACGACACCCCCATGCCAAGTAGAGCAGCTACATAAATGATAAATGCATAAAACGTTTTACAAGCATCGGTCCAAACGTTGGGTAAATATAGACCCCACCTTTTCAAATCTCTGGATCTTTACCAGAAAAATGTACCATTATTGTAGCCCCTCGTTGAGGTATCCAAGTCAAATCTTTATAGACGGGGTATACTATTAATAACCACATTTAAAGCATAAATCACAAAGTTAACAAGTAAATTCTGCATATTGTTCAATATGTTTAGAGAATCAACGTGCGTCAAAATGAGGTCttactaattattttttttcaacaagaaatatatttttcattttcacaacttACAACCGTCTCTTTTCGCccgtattcttctttttttatttcaaaaataaaagaaatcaaactttcaaagtgcaaaatgttttgatcaaatatataaacaatcaaatttaaaaacgatatttaaaatttcaaaatttaaattatttggtggacatttttaaatttcaaaaaattaaagtaaaatttgGAATTCTcggatattttaaaactttaaaacacggATCAAAATGTATAGTAGGAAGACCGGGGTTGAATGAGAcacatttcattgttttgtcgatgccactgctggtggacgtttcctTTTCCGATGGTATTACCAggccagtagtcaacactttggtgttgatatgcatatcaataatgtggtcatttttgtaaatttcctgttacaaaactttgaattattcgaaaaactaaggatattcttatcccaggcatagataacccttggccgtatttggcacaactttttggaattttggatcctcaatgctcttcagctttgtacttgtttggctttacaaatattttgatatgagcgtcactgatgagtattatgtagacgaaacgcgcgtctggcgtactaaattataatcctggtacctttgataattatttgtcTATACCTTAGAATCGATTGTTCGCAGGTTTTTTTCGCTAGACCTCGCAACCTAAACCAACACTTTATGCATATTTTGAGAAGTGTTTAGGTCATCTAACGCTACTTCTTCGGTCACAGCTGACTTTTTAATAGAGGTCGACGCATGTCACAACCTACCCCATATGCGGGGTAGGATGTGACATAGGTTGGGACAAGTTGTGGCAAATACATACTAATGACAAAGCTCTATTCATATGGACAAATGTATACGTTTGctttttgtgttgttatataTGTGCCCAAGACCATATTTAAAAGTGGAcataaagtataaaataaaagcaccagtagtataccgctgtccaATAGTCATACTTCGATTAAGCAAAATCACATTCTGGTaataaactaaaaccgaggaaagACATCAACTATAGATGGAAAATAGTGGAACAAAACAGATACACTGAACTGCAACAAAAGAAGACAacaccaacatacatagaaatagACAGTAGATAAAAGTTATGGACAAAAGTACTTTCACATtcaatgaatattgttttaatagacatttttttgaaatgcAATAAACCACTGTTTTAACTTCTGCATACTCAGTAAGTGatatgacagttttttcatCGGTCTTtctatttgttgattttgtggTTAATCGTATATATCTTGTCTCAATATTCCCAATGGATTTTGAATTGCATAAAAAgttgaacaaaaatatttttacgaaATCAGAAACAATAGAATataaatatgagaaaaaaagcTATTCAAGCTAAATGTTAACATtgtttttcctttcttttttgtTTCGTTTGCGCTTTGTCGTTTGGAATGGAACTGGTTTGCGAGATAAGATAatattcttgtttatttattttctctctTATAGTAATGCAAGTTTCTACTTATTTTACTCCcacttttcttaatttatattgGACTTTGGTATCTTGTATCtccttttttgttgtataaaatgaaagaaaagtatAAGGTTTCAACAAggatttttatattcaattctaAATATATTTGCATCAACAGTACACCATATCGTCTTTCTAGTCTTCATCAGAGTCGCAATTATGACATATAAATAGTTTGTCTCCTTTGGTGCATTCTTCATGTGCCCATTCTTTGCAACAAGTGCACTGAATCCAAGATTCTCTTGATTTACTGGTGGAATATGGTTCTAGATATACTAAGCAAAAACATTCATCTTCGTCGTCTGAATTGTTTGATTTCCTCATCATTTTGCTCATCTGTTTCTGTTTGTTGGTTCTTCTTGTGTTTTTTTGGAGGGGCAACTTTCGTTTAACAGTCTATTGCTGTTtctgacattttcttttttcttcctCTTCATGTGCGTTCTTTTCTGGTGTATCGTTGAGAATATCAGTCTTTCTCTTTCTACTTGAAGTTATTCTAGGGTTTTTCAATGGAGGTTCTTTGGAGAATGGTCGTTCCTCGCTTGTGTCAAATGATTTTGCTGTTTTCTTTTGGTGATCCTGATGACCTGCTGCTGTCTCTCGGACTGTAGCACTGTAATGTGCTATTGACACCTTGTCCTGTCAAAACCAGATATATGTTTCGTTCTCTGTCAGCCGTGGAAGTAGTTGGTAACTGCATTAGCCAATATTAGCTGAGATATGTTGTTGTTCTCAACACTTATTATATTGGCACATATTTGATACGCATTGCATAACAGCACCATGATTAAATCCGCAGATCCAGGCATATAATTGTTTTCGTCAATGTAACTGTTAACCTCGGTTATTTAATCTTTGTCATCAGTTATGAAATCCTTGTAgaagtttttatttctattagCTTCAACTCTCaggttttgaaatatttcttcagtcccgattttttcatttaactcTGCTTCCATGCAAATCTGAAATGCATAAACAAGGCAGTGTCCGTCACCTCTGACGTTTACTAGAACTCGTTGTCGTTCctgaagatatttttgaaaattagatTCCTCGTTAGGGTCACTTGATTGTAAAGTATCTGTTTTGTCTTGttcttcatttgatttttcttccTCGTGTTGCTCGTCGGCTTCTCCTGTTTGATTATCATTTGactctttttcatttgtattactATTCGGCACAGCGGGTGGAGATTCGTCGCTCATTTGTTCTATTTGTGTCAAGTCATCAGAACTGGTTTGCATTGGTCTGTCTGTTACATATGAAGGTGCGAAGTCAGTATCTTCAAAAACATCAGGATTCATTGGAAATACTCcaccaatctaattaaaatattgatctctgattacgttatactacatatgtagtataacgtaatcagagatcaatattttaattagattgatatTCCACTTACTCTGAACCcacttatgatatttttatagcAGTATTCGGTCAAGACTCTAGCTTTCCAGGGTTATTTCTCATCCAACAATCCTGTTCTGTTGCGACGTATCTGTTCAATGGCCCATACACAGTCCTGTCCAATGGTTGAAGCTTGTGGGAACAGTGTGGAGGGAATGAAAGCATAACAATTCCATTGAGTTTTGCAAAGGCAAGGATTGTTACAGCAAGATGAGCATTGTGGTTATCTAACAAAAGTAAAACAGGGTGTGATGTACTGGGTTTGGTGTGCTTTACAAAGTGTTGcagaaaaatgagaaaattctCAGCTGTTATCCAACCTGATGGATGGGCTCCACCACAAACTCCTTGAGGTCCATCTCTAATAAAGTGGTCGTTGAAGTGCTTTCTAGGGAAAATCATCATTGGTGGTACTGTGTTCCCAATGGCATTTGCGGATCCGCATACTGTAACAAGATAACCTCTCTCAGCAGACGTTATACCTCCTACTTGCTTTACTCCTTTAGCACCGACTGTTTTGGGTGGCTTTTGTACTGTGGTTATACCTGTCTCATCTATATTCTAGATATCAGAAGCACTGAATTTATATCGATCCATCACTTCTCAAagctttgtaaaaaaacaaatttacattGGTGTGGTTGAAACTAGTTGCCCTGACAGAATAGTGGCTTCTGGTGTTCTAATAGACAGATTATGATGTCTCCGCATAAACAGAAGAAACCAATCTACTCCTGCACACTTGTTTTCAACCCATGATTGTGGCATGTGTACGGAGAACTTCTCTGCACATTATTATGCAAGTCTTCTAACTTCTTCAGGTGTGAGTCTAAAGTAGATGTAAGAGGCATTAAGTAAATATCTTTCCAGTGCTTGCTCTTGTATAAGTCATTGAAAACTTTCCTGTTACCAAAGTAGCCAACTGTTACATTACTGGAACCTTCTTCTGTGCATTTCTTTATGAATTTGGTCAAGGTCATGTGATTAATTTCAAACTCAAACGCTGCCGATCTCACACTACGGTGTTCCTTAACTACGCAACTCATTGCTCTTTCCATTATTCCATGTGGTGTTGTTCCTCTATTTGTTTTTACGAGCATACCTTCTTGTCATATGAATGTTGAcctgaaaagttttttttttttattaaagaatggATGAAGATGTTATGTTTAATAAGACATATTCATATCATCTATATATTCAATTTAGCACTGTCATGTTACGTGTATTATACGATCTTGTTGTCTGTGTGTACATCCATTATAGTGTTTGCATTACAGATATTTGTTATTTCTGTTGCAGAACATTCATTTGTCTCTACAGTATATCTAATCTTAAGTCTATTACAAGAacgattttaatttcaaaacataatttagTGTTTATCTTAAGTTTTACGGAATGTGTTGTGTGTGtgagcgctatagaaccaggtttaatccaccattttctacatttgaaaatgcctgtaccaagtcaggaatatgacagttcttgtctattcgttttagatgcgttttgttatttgatttttccatgtgattatggactttccgtatttattttcctctgagttcagtatttttgtgattttcctttttcctttaatttatagattgaaaatgatgtcaaaatGGAATAAATAGTTGAAAAGAGTCAAATTAAAATGTCACAACCTGTCCCGTATGTGGTGTATCAACCTGCCCCTTAATGATGGTGGTCACGTGGCAATCACGTGTGTATAAACGAAATGCACTGAGGTTTTATATGATGGCTCATATGATGCCGTTGATTTTATCTTCATTCATTTCTCTCAATTTTTTGAAAGGTATTGGTAAAATTTGCAGGAGaagaattattttgaatatctgAAAAAATACTCACGGTTTATGTTTTCTATCTTCAATAACGCTACTATGGCATCACCATTGCCATCTTGACGCAAGCTAGAAATGACGTCACAAAAAAAACCGCAAACATGACGTCATTTCCTATTTTAAGGGGTATTCCCAGCCACTGTCGCATTCAACCCCAGTCTCCCCTACAAAACAAAAGcatgaaaagaaaattactttgaaatgttatttgtatatatacatgatatatgcttctgacatcggactcggacttctcttgaactgaatatAGGGGAGGGCAGGCCACGGTTGAGATCTAAAAAAACgtggaaaaaaatggttgcttagaaagggaatcactgaagcgtgactggagcgggtccCACCTTAGAAAAAGTTCTGATTCCGCCACTGTAGTCAGGCTTATCAAATGCatgcaaaaatcaaaagctcaaacacatcaaacaaatggatttggtacaggcatttcgaAATTCGGAGAGCCATatatcttgcacgttaaagacacccttgcagatttcgaaaaagagtaggctaatgccacTTAAAAGCAGCACTCGCATCCGCAAATTGGAAAGGGattaaattaatataagttgcaaaacttgtttcccaattcactgttaataaatgtgtttaaactaAATTCGAGTGTAGAACCTACATGGTtatatagcgctaaacctctcacttctACGACTGTCGCATCAaattggcctttgttagtcttgtatttatatttttaattttagtttcatgtgttccatttggagtttagtatggcgttcattatatATGactgaactattatatatttgtttaggggtcagttgaaggacgcctccggctGTTGGAATTTCACGCAGCATTGAAGACGTGTTGGTGACCCTCTGCtttcatctatatatataacttgACATGAATGATCATGAATGAAGATGACTGATTATGTTCTATCATCTGTTGCAGTCTCTCGTGTGTTAGGTTTAAATAGAAATTGCATGTCAAATTTATAGGATCAGTTGTATCGTCATTGTAACAGCTCCTCTGACCGCTGCAAAATAATTTACAGTAATACATTTCTAATttatagtatccagaagtaaattttgtaaaaataaaattccattttttctgtattttatttataaatggattTAGTTTTTCcacggggaaacattacattcactctgtggttaaagtttttaaaatttgaatatctttcttaaactatactggacttctaccaaacttggacagaagcttgtttatgatcataagatagtatccagaagtaaattttgtaaaaataaaattccattttttctgtattttatttataaatggacttagtttttccgctgggaaacattacattcactctgtggttaaagtttttaaaatttgaatatctttcttaaactatactggatttctaccaaacttggatcacaagatagtatccagaagtacattttgtaggaaaataaataactttttttgtatcatacttttaaatggacttaggttTTCTGCTAGGAAACAACACaatcactctgtggttaaatttaaaaaaaaattaattattttcttatactattttaaatttgtaccaaacttggatagaagcttttttatgatcaaaagctagtacaAATAAATCtagaaaggaaattttgttaatatttggtacctgtgtatctgtattttacttataaatggacttagtttttttccagttaacattacatacagtctgcagttaaaatttttaaaacatttatttgattcataaactatcctgaaatttttaccaaacttggacaagtctcttacaatcaaaagatagtatcaagaggaatatttttattgattgttttcctcatttttgttgagccttaaagttacagcaaaagtaggtgagacactgggttccgcggaacccttacaaattttttacataaataaggctgttagttttcttgttggaattgttttacattgtcatttcggggccttttatagtggACTATGCGGTGAAGGTTGTACAGTGAccaataattgttaatttctgtgtcattttggtctcttgtggagagttgtctcattggcaatcataccacatcttcttttttttttatatttgattatgaTTGGGAAATAACCAAAGCTCTTCTCTCTGAATCTCTATtcttaatgtttttaaatttaggaCGATTAGGTGATAAAAAATGTCTTACTTCCAATTGCAACTCTTTTACTCTTAGGGAATAATGATGTCTTGGATAATGAAGACCTGTGTGGTAAGAtttctcgtttcaattgttttacatttgtcatttttgggccttttatagctgaatctGTGGTAtggattttaaatttaattttcatcgTTTTAGCTTTTCTCGAGTTATCAACCTTTTAAATATCCAAAAGTGGTACTTATTATGTGATTGAGTTCTATGAACAGTATggttatgggctttgctcattgttgaagactgtgaGGGAgcaatagttgttaatttctgtaacATTTGGTCTCATGTACAAAgtcgagttgtctcatttgcaatcataacacatcttctggTTTATTTGTATGACTAAAACCATACAGACTGAACTATTTACCAGGCCCTTTTAATTGTGTTTTGgcattttctactttttttttttaaatttcataaatatatattgaggATAGTCTGAAAACAATACTCATTTTGTGCAACAAGCATTCTTTTTCTAgcttattttctgaaaaatcctgACAAAAGCATGTGGAGAAAATTTGAAAGGCATTACTACATCAGTCTCATCAGTCGATTTGGTACTTGGAAAAGACTTGTTCAAGCGATGGTTCTTATAtgtgaaaaatattattatttggtGAAGGAAGCACTTTAGTTAAGTACTTAgtgtttgtatatttaaaatgatttaggTAAATTGCAAAGTTTTGGTAGACCAGGTGCTCTTCAACACTTCTATAGAATATGGTCCATTACTTGCTTGTACAGCAGGTTAACAGATTATTCCATTGGTTTATTAATGTTGAGTTTTACAACAAAAGcttattcttaattttagtagataatttcttttataaaatgttttcaataaCATCAATTAGATTGTGTATTTATACCAGTAATTAgtgatttaaaataataaattcatgctgttatctgctctttggtctggTCGTTGTCTCCTTGACATATTCCCCCATTACATTCTTCATTTAATGCATTACTTTCTGAATTAACATTGTGGTAAAGATgcatgtttatcatgtttagtATCAATGAAAACCATATTTTGACATGCTGTTGAAAAACTTCAAACATCTCCTTTTACACACATGTTCATAGTAAGAATTGAACACAATATTACATAAGACTTTTACACACATGTTGATAGTCTAGTAAAGAATTGAAGACAATATTACATAAGAATTTTACACACATGTTGATAGTCTAGTAAAGAATTGAAGACAATATTACATAAGAATTTTACACACATGTTGATAGTCTAGTAAAGAATTGAAGACAATATTAcataagatttttattttggcaGCATATTTATCATGTCACTGCTGCATACAGATAATCATTGTATTGAATAAATTCATTAACAAGATAATAACATTGTCCATCGTTATAACAAGGAGAACATCTAAATCCTTGTGTCAGGTAACAAGGAGAACATCTAAATCCTTGTGTCAGGTAACAAGGAGAACATCTAAATCCTTGTGTCAGGTAACAAGGAGAACATCTAAATCCTTGTGTCAGGAAGATACATCTAAATCCTTGTGTCAGGAAGATACATCTAAATCCTTGTGTCAGGAAGATACATCTAAATCCTTGTGTCAGGAAGATACACCTATCAATTGTTGaccaaaataatgaaaactcacaaaatagaaagaattcaaaacaaaaaaataaaagaatgttGACATTCACATgtattaaaacttaaaataacattcattttgtAGCATTGTTTCTGTTCACTGTTGATAAGCATAGAAATTTTATGCATGTATTCATTAAATTTCTGACAGCAAAGATAACAAAACTGTGAAAGACATCAATCTGAGTTTGTCCTAAAACCTCACCACTGTTTATACTTGTCTTCTGATCCCTTCCATCCCTTTCAACAAGGAACATCTTAACTTTTATACTTTTCAAGCTCTATGTTATATGAGTATTCCTGCTTGCATGTGCATAATCATAAAGACTTGGTCTGAATACATTAATTCACTTCAAACATGGTTCCTTATACAAATATTGACTCTTCAAGCATACCAGTAGAGGCAGAAAAATAATAGCACTTATGTCCTCTAAATCATTAAACAAATGCTCGAAtatgaaatatcaaatgtacaaaTTATTGTCAGTCAGGAGAGATTGATTCctgaaatacatttaaagtctGCATTTATTAAGCTAAATATTCACTTTCTAGATATTATCTtttgtatttagaaaaaaaaaaatttgaaagagGGAAGAGTTCAAAATGGAGGTACTTTGtacacatcctcatttttattcatcatgCATATTAATCATATAATCACAAAAttaatttcttctttatttgagggctattccattaaaatgtatatggaTCGGTAGGAAGGGAAGTTTAATTATTGAATGTGGGTCATGGGTCTTTTTCCAGTATGCTTCTTTTACCATaatgcaaaattatttgaaaaatggtTCTTGGTTGTAGGGATATTTTGAAAGTCCCTTTCAACCCTCCCACAAACATTTAAATGGAATAGCCCTAACTTGACATCAAAACCTGTCAATCAAAAAGAGCCAACTGTTTTATACtttgtatacatataaatacaaTCCCTT from Mytilus trossulus isolate FHL-02 chromosome 8, PNRI_Mtr1.1.1.hap1, whole genome shotgun sequence includes the following:
- the LOC134727721 gene encoding uncharacterized protein LOC134727721; this encodes MNPDVFEDTDFAPSYVTDRPMQTSSDDLTQIEQMSDESPPAVPNSNTNEKESNDNQTGEADEQHEEEKSNEEQDKTDTLQSSDPNEESNFQKYLQERQRVLDKVSIAHYSATVRETAAGHQDHQKKTAKSFDTSEERPFSKEPPLKNPRITSSRKRKTDILNDTPEKNAHEEEEKRKCQKQQ